One region of Pseudomonas sp. ABC1 genomic DNA includes:
- a CDS encoding CsbD family protein — MSSTGDKIKGKANEVIGKVKQSIGEATDNERLKGEGLQQELKGEAQQIKGDAKDALKKGVDKV, encoded by the coding sequence ATGAGCAGCACGGGTGACAAGATCAAGGGCAAGGCCAACGAGGTCATCGGCAAGGTGAAGCAGAGCATTGGCGAGGCGACCGACAACGAACGGCTGAAGGGCGAAGGCTTGCAGCAGGAGCTCAAGGGCGAAGCGCAGCAGATCAAGGGCGATGCCAAGGATGCGCTGAAGAAGGGCGTGGACAAGGTCTGA
- a CDS encoding lysylphosphatidylglycerol synthase transmembrane domain-containing protein has translation MSRSGWVLLSALLAAALIPLLLGGVGLLEHLRSFPVGWLLGMLAMIVLGWSLNALRLRLLLGRKTLGQGRATAIVMATEFAICATPGGAGGPVTLAALLARHGVAPARGAATYAVEQLSDLLFFACAMMAVLIYGLTHALTPYMDNLLESSLILMASVLAGLVLMVRFQAALLRASSRLLVRLKVKRQRRWRWARMFLRFRQALRRSLGLPRRLLLSVFLLTAMHGLLRYSVLYLTLLGLGKDIDWAWSFLVQMLALGAGQLSLLPGGAGSAELASAALLAPLVGKSGSAAAILIWRFVTYHFYLIAGAPVFLHLAGRPMLERLMRSRDRSSENGNS, from the coding sequence ATGAGCCGCAGTGGCTGGGTATTGCTTTCGGCGCTGCTGGCGGCGGCCCTGATCCCGCTGTTGCTGGGAGGCGTCGGGTTGCTCGAACACCTGCGCTCCTTTCCTGTGGGCTGGCTGCTGGGCATGCTGGCGATGATCGTGCTGGGCTGGAGTCTGAATGCCCTGCGCCTGCGGTTGTTGCTGGGGCGCAAGACGCTTGGTCAGGGGCGCGCGACCGCCATCGTGATGGCCACGGAGTTCGCCATCTGCGCCACGCCGGGCGGTGCCGGTGGCCCGGTGACGCTGGCGGCGTTGCTGGCGCGGCATGGGGTGGCGCCCGCCCGAGGCGCGGCGACCTACGCGGTTGAGCAACTGAGCGACCTGCTGTTCTTTGCCTGCGCCATGATGGCTGTGCTGATCTATGGCCTCACCCATGCATTGACGCCGTACATGGATAACCTGCTGGAGAGCAGCCTGATCCTGATGGCGAGTGTGCTGGCGGGGCTCGTGCTGATGGTGCGCTTCCAGGCTGCCTTGTTGCGTGCCAGTAGCCGGTTGCTGGTGCGCCTGAAGGTCAAACGGCAGCGCAGGTGGCGCTGGGCCAGGATGTTCCTGCGTTTTCGCCAGGCCTTGCGCCGCAGCCTGGGTTTGCCTCGGCGGCTCTTGCTGAGCGTCTTTCTGCTGACGGCGATGCATGGGCTGTTGCGCTACAGCGTGCTCTACCTGACCCTGCTTGGCCTGGGCAAGGACATCGACTGGGCCTGGAGCTTCCTGGTGCAGATGCTGGCGCTCGGGGCGGGGCAATTGAGCCTGCTACCGGGTGGCGCGGGCAGTGCCGAACTGGCCTCGGCCGCGTTGCTGGCGCCGCTGGTGGGCAAATCAGGTAGCGCCGCAGCCATCCTGATCTGGCGCTTCGTGACCTACCATTTCTACCTTATCGCCGGGGCTCCGGTCTTTTTGCACCTGGCTGGAAGGCCAATGCTTGAGCGGCTCATGCGCTCGCGTGACCGCTCCTCGGAAAATGGAAACTCTTGA